The genomic interval TCACGAAACTCAAGTACTCTTCCATCTTTTCCTCTGAAAGACCGGTGAACGTTCCTCCGTAGAATCCCAGTTCGTATCCATTCGACGTTCTGGAGTACTCTTCTATGATTCGCGCGATATCATCAAGAGACGGGATTTTTGTCTGTCCCGTGGCTTTTATTTGATCACAGAAGACACATCTTTTCTTACAACCTGCGTATGGAAGAAAAATGGGAATTATCTTCATGATCTCTCCTTCAAAAGTTTTTCGTAGGCGATTCTTGCGGCCTCCTTTTCCGCTTCTTTCTTCGTTCTGCCTCTGCCCGTGGCGATGGGCTTTTCATCCACCCTCACTTCCACAACAAAAATCCTGTCACCATCATTCTTTTCCGTTCCCACCAGCACGTATTCCGGAGGCACTTTGTGTTCGCTCTGGACTATTTCCTGGAGAGCCGTTTTGTAGTCGAAGAGCATTTCACCCTTCATGATCTTTTCTATGTAGAACTCGAATTCCTGCTCAAATAGCTCCTTTATCTTCTCATAGCCCTGATCGAGGTATATGGCAGCCAGAAGCGCTTCGAACGCATCGGCGAGTATGGAATCTCTGTCACGTCCTCCAGTTTTGTCCTCTCCCTTTCCAAGGAACAAAAACTTACCAAGGTTCATCTTTCTGGAAACAAGGGCGAGAACTTCCTCACTCGCCGCTGCGGATTTCACTCGGGCCAGGTCTCCCACTTTCGCTTCCGGATACTTTTTGTAGAGTATTTCGCACACGAAGAGTTCCAGAACGGCGTCTCCCAGAAACTCCAGCTTTTCGTTCGATTCCACGTCTTTCCTTCCCGATTGATTTTGCTCGTTCGCGTAAGAACTGTGACATAGAGCTCGAAAGAGAAGTTCTTCGTTCTTGAAGTTGATTCCAGTTTCTTTCTGAAACTCCTCCACGATTTTTCTCTCACTCTCGTTCAACGAGCATCACCTCTTTCAAAACATCACCTTCCAGCGAGCAAAGGTAGAATTTTTTCTCATCCGTATCGATGATACCAAAAGTCGGACCGACCTCAGATTTTGGAAGAGAAACCGATCCCGGATTCAAAAGTAACACCCCTTCGCACCTTTCTGCCATAGGAACGTGAGTGTGACCGAAAAGAACCACACTGCATCCATGAGCCTGTGCCATACTCGCAGGATCTCCTCTTTCGTATTCGAGCTGGTCGCCGTGAATAAGGAGCATCTTCACATCTCCCAAAAATTCCATTCCAATCCTGGGCATTTCCGGAATTTCCAGAACCCTTATGTCCACATCCGCATCACAATTTCCGCGTATGTACTTCACACGGTGTTTCTTCAAAAATGAAGTGAGTTCCTTTGGACTGTATCCCTCGGGAAGTGGATTCCGAGGACCGTGGTAGAGAACATCACCAAGATGCCAGATTTCATCGAAATTCTCCGCACTCTTCAAGGCTTTCTCTGTGAGAGACAGTGAACCGTGGGTATCCGATATCACAAGAATCCTCAAAGTCAACCCCTCCTGATAACGAACTTTCCAGATAAAACGGAAATGGAGAACAAAACAACCGTCCAGAGCAAAACGACAAAGATCGAGTGATTATCGACAGTGTGTTCCAGCTGATGCACCCTGAGGGCGTACATGGTTCTGAACACAGGCGTTGACATGGTGATTCTTCGAAGGATATCTGGCAAATTGCTTACAGGAATGGCGAAACCGCTCGAGAACAGGGATATTCCTATAACAGAAACACCAAGTATGTTTGCAAGGCTCTTGTCAGGAGAAATGGAAGAAACCAGAAAACCCACAGACGTGTGAAGAAGCGCGTTGAGAAGAATGAGTACAGACGTAATGAGGAAACCCAGGCTGTCTCCTGTCAGTATCACCGTCAGGGTGTAGGCTATGAAAGAAACGGATGCTCCAACGACGGTGTAAGCGAGTATCTTCCCGCAGGCGTATTTCCATGCCGGAAGGTTGTACACGAGGAACATCTCGTGCAGGTTCTTCTCTCTGTCGAGAAAGGTGGAGACACTCGCTAGTGATACGGTTATCAAAATTGCCGTGAAAAAGACGACGAACGGGGAGATGAGATCGGAAAATCTGAGTTCTGAATCTTTCAATGTCAATCTGGGTACGGGATAATCGGACTCTGTGAATATGTACCGAAGCACCTTGGGATCGAAGAAGGCACTCCCCTGGAAATCTGCCAGAACGGAATCGAGAACGTTGTATATCGCGGCGGCGAGGTGAAGATCGATGGGACTCGGGATGAAGATCATCTGGGTTGGCTGTTTGGAATACAGTTTCGCCGCGAAGCCCTTTGGAATAATTATGACCGCGTTCAGCTTTCCTTCTTTCAAAAGTTTTTCGTAGTTTTGATCGACTTTCACTATGTTTTCCTGTCTCAGGATGGTTCCAATGAATCTCATGACGAGGGAAGACCATATGCTGTTGTCTTCGTTGTATATTCCAAGCTTCATCGTCTGAAGGTTGTACCCCTGCATGAAGAGAAGAGAGATCAGCACAACCAGAACGGGTGCAGTGATGATCATCAGCAGTGAAGATCTTTTCTTCAAGATCCTCTTCAGTTCCACGACAGTTATCCTAAACATCGAGTTTCCACCTTCTTTCAACCTCCCTCACCACGTCTCTGTGGATTTCCTCTATGGAGCGTTTTCCATCCAGCACCACGATCCTTTCGGGATGTTCTCTGGCAAGCACGAGGTAGCCTTCCCTTACACGTTCGAGAAACTCTCTTTTTTCAAAGCGGTTGAGTTCTCCTTTTCTTTTGAGGGCCGTTTCGACGTCCACGTCTATGTAGAAAGTTAGGTCAGGAATCAGTCCATCCGTGGCAAGATCGTTCAACTCCTCCACGATCTCTTTTCCCAGGTTTCTTCCAAAACCCTGGTATGCAACACTGGAGTCCGTATATCTGTCAAGAAGAACGGCGCACCCTTCGGAAAGATACTGTTTTATTTCTGTCACAAGGAGATTTCTTGAGGCAAGGAACAGGAAGAGCTCAGCTTTGGGAGTCACTTCTTCCTCCAGAAGAATCTTTCTGATCTTCTCCCCCGTTTCCGTTCCGCCCGGCTCCCTTTTCAGGATTACTCTCTTTCCTTTCTTTTCCAGGTATTGAGCCAGAAGCCTGATCTGTGTGCTCTTCCCGGATCCGTCTATTCCTTCGAACGTTATGAACATTCCTTTCCCTCCTGGTCATAAGGATGAAAGCGACAAGATTGTTGGAGGTGTGGTACAGAACAGCAGGAAACAGAGATCCACTGACAGCCACGCTGTGAGCGAATATGAGCGCAACTATGAATCTGTATACGAGGTTCGCAAAGGAAAATCTTTCGAAGCCCACGATCACGTTGAAGAGGTGAAGAAGAGAAAAAACGAGTGCGTTGGTCCATATGTCATTTCCGTTCAGTTTCAAAAAAACTCCTCTGAAGAACAACTCCTCCGAGAAAGGAGACAGAAACACCACCGAAACCATCACGATGAAGCGGTTCATGAAGGGTGGAAACCGAGCTTCACTGCCCCCCAAGAAAAACACGTTCACAAAGAGGAGAATCAGGAACCAGTGTAGATCGACAAAGCTTACTCTGAACGATGGAACGTATCGAAAGGCCGCACACACCGTCACAGCACCGGCGAGTCCCAGCAGGGACTGATAGAAGATCGCCTTCTCGAATCGGTGTATCCTGAAGAGATTTATTGAAAACATGAACGCAAGATACAAAGCAAGGGCTATTATCGAATAGAAAACGCTCACAGCTTCACCTCACAGCAGTGTTGCTATCATGACCGCTTTTATGGTGTGTTTTCTGTTCTCCGCCTCGTCCCAGACCCTGCTCTGTTTTCCCTCGATCACCTCGTAGGTGACCTCCTGGCCCTTCACTGCGGGGAGGCAGTGCATGAAAATCGTTTCCGATTTACCCGTCATTTCCATCACTCTCTCGTTCACCTGATAAGGTTTTAAAAGAGCCATTCTTTCCTTTTCTTTGTCTTCCTCACCCATGGATGCCCACACGTCCGTGTAGATAACATCGGCACTTGCGAGTGCTTCTTCCAGATTTGACGTGAAAGAAACGCTCCCATCGGTTTCTTTCGCGATCTCCTGACACCTTTCGAATATGTCAGATCTGGGCTTGAGTTCTTCGGGACCACACGCCACGAAATTCATCCCCATCTTCGCACAGGCAATCATGAGGGAGGTCGCAACGTTGTTTCTGGTGTCCCCCATGAAAACAACCTTTACACCCTTCAATCTTCCGAAATTCTCCTCTATGGTCATCAGGTCGGCGAGCGCCTGTGTTGGGTGGAACTCGTCGGTGAGTCCGTTGTACACGGGAACACCGGAGTACTCAGCCAGCTTTTCCACAGTCTCCTGTTTGTAGCCCCTGAACATGATGGCGTCCACCATTCTTCCAAGGACGCGTGCGGTGTCCTCGAGAGATTCTTTCGCTCCAAGGTGTATGTCGTTCGGTGAGAGAAAGATCGGATGTCCTCCTTCTTCTGCAAAAGCGGTTTCAAAGGCGAGTCTCGTTCTCGTTGATCTCTTCTCGAAGATCATGGCGAGGGTCATTCCTTTGAACCTTTCGGTTCTCAGTTTGGATCTGCTTTCCATCTTCACCTGCTCTGAGATATCGAGAAGGTATCTGATCTCTTCAGGAGAAAAATCAAGAAGAGTGAGGAGAGATCTCCCTTTCAGATTCACAGACACACTTCACACCTCCACTATATCCTCGAGTTTTTCACCTGTGGATATGTACCTTACCGGTCTTCCTGTCTCTCTTTCTATGAAATCAACAAAGCGCTCGAAGTTCTTATCTTCCAGAGATTTCCAGCCATCGAAGACTTCGTAGACAGGCTCTTTCTTTTCCAGATCTCTGAGTGAAACGAGATCTCTTCCATCGGAGTAGCGCACGCAGACCTTGATCTTTTCAAAACCGTTCAGCACGTCTGCCTTGGTCATGACCAGAGAATCGACACCGGAGATTTCAATGGCGTACCTGAGGAGCGGCAGATCGAGCCAACCACATCTTCTCGGCCGACCGGTCGTGGAACCGTATTCGTGTCCCGCTTCTCTCAACTTCTCCCCTTCCTCTCCTGTGAGCTCCGTCGGGAAGGGGCCTTCTCCAACCCGCGTTGTGTACACCTTGAAGACGCCTAAAACTTCATCTACTTCCACAGGAAAACCCATTCCCGCACTCACACCCGAGGAGGAACAGTTCATGCTCGTGACATACGGATACGTTCCCACGTCCAGATCCAGAAGAACCCCCTGTGTTCCTTCGAAGAGAACGCTCTTCTCTTCGAGGATTCTTTTCAACTGGACCGGTGAAACGACGAAGTCTTTTATTGTCTCATAAAAGGTGGAAAGATCTCCCATAATTTTCTCTGCGGCGAAATCTACCCCGTAGATCTTCTTCAAAGAGAGGTTCTTTTCGAGGAAATATCTGAGTTTTTCTTCGTTGCCGAGCTCTGCGACTCTCACATTCACCCTCATAACCCTGTCAGCGCAAGCGGGACCTATTCCTCTTTTCGTAGTGCCTATTTTCAACACTTCGTCTATTATCCTGTCCATTTCTTTGTGCACTGGAAGAACCACGTGTGCGCTCTCAGAGATGAAGATTTCACCTGAATAATCGGGAAATTTCTCTTTCAATTCCCTCAATTCTTCTGTCAGCACCTGAGGATCCAGGAGAACACCGCTTCCTATGGCGATTCCTCTGTTTTTTGTGAAATCGGCCGAAGGGAGGAGGTGGTGTATCACCTTGAAATCTCCGTAATTCACGGTGTGCCCGGCATTCGCTCCGCCTGAAAATCTCGCCACAATATCGTGGTATCTGGAAAGATACGTTACCACCTTGCCCTTTCCTTCGTCTCCCCATTGAAGTCCCACCACAACGCGGTTCATTCGCTTCACTCCTTTTCAAAGCGTTTGAAAATGTGGTCCACGTGTTTCAGGTAATAAGAGATATCGAAGAGTTCTTCGAGCTCTTCTTTGGTAACCAGTTTCTTAACCTCTTCATCCTCGAGGAGGTACTCGAGGAAGTGTTTTTCGGAGTTCCAGGTTTTCAGAGCGTTCCTCTGGACGATATCGTAAGCCTCTTTCCTCGTGAGTCCTTTCTCTATGAGTTTCAGCAGGACTCTCTGGGAGAACACGAGTCCCTTTGTGAGATCTATGTTCTTCTTCATTCTTTCTTCGTTCACTTTCATGTTCCTCACTACGTTTGTAGCCGTGACGATCATGTAGTAAAGAGTCTGTGTGGCGTCAGGAAAAACGTATCTTTCAACGGAGGAGTGTGAGATGTCTCTCTCGTGCCAGAGAGCGATGTTTTCAAGGGAAGGATTGACGTACGCCCTCATCATTCTGGAAAGTCCCGTGAGGCGCTCGCAGGTGATGGGATTCTTCTTGTGGGGCATGGCGCTCGAGCCCCTCTGACCTTCCCTGAACGGTTCTTCCACCTCGAGCACTTCCGTTCTCTGGAGGTGTCTGATCTCGACAGCGATCCTTTCTATTCCCGCTGCCACGATCGCGAGTGTGGACAGGTAGAAAGCATGGCGGTCCCTCGGAACAACCTGTGTGGAGACGGGTTCAGGTTTCAATCCCAGGTACGAAAGTGCCTTCTCCTCCACCTCCGGTGGCACGTTTGCATAGTTTCCAACGGCACCACTGATCTTACCGTAAGAAACTTCATCTATCGCCCTCTCAAGGCGTTGGACGTTCCTTTTCATCTCGGAATACCATCCGAGGACCTTCAAGCCTAAAGAGGTGGGTTCCGCGTGGACTCCGTGTGTTCTTCCAATGGTGGGAGTGTGTTTGTATCGATTTGCAGCTTCCCAGAGCACATCGCAGAATTCTTTTAGAGACTCTAACAGGATCTTTCCCGCTTCCACAAGAGCGAGGGAATTTGCGGTGT from Thermotoga sp. Mc24 carries:
- the rnc gene encoding ribonuclease III — its product is MNESERKIVEEFQKETGINFKNEELLFRALCHSSYANEQNQSGRKDVESNEKLEFLGDAVLELFVCEILYKKYPEAKVGDLARVKSAAASEEVLALVSRKMNLGKFLFLGKGEDKTGGRDRDSILADAFEALLAAIYLDQGYEKIKELFEQEFEFYIEKIMKGEMLFDYKTALQEIVQSEHKVPPEYVLVGTEKNDGDRIFVVEVRVDEKPIATGRGRTKKEAEKEAARIAYEKLLKERS
- the yfcE gene encoding phosphodiesterase → MRILVISDTHGSLSLTEKALKSAENFDEIWHLGDVLYHGPRNPLPEGYSPKELTSFLKKHRVKYIRGNCDADVDIRVLEIPEMPRIGMEFLGDVKMLLIHGDQLEYERGDPASMAQAHGCSVVLFGHTHVPMAERCEGVLLLNPGSVSLPKSEVGPTFGIIDTDEKKFYLCSLEGDVLKEVMLVERE
- a CDS encoding ABC transporter permease, which translates into the protein MFRITVVELKRILKKRSSLLMIITAPVLVVLISLLFMQGYNLQTMKLGIYNEDNSIWSSLVMRFIGTILRQENIVKVDQNYEKLLKEGKLNAVIIIPKGFAAKLYSKQPTQMIFIPSPIDLHLAAAIYNVLDSVLADFQGSAFFDPKVLRYIFTESDYPVPRLTLKDSELRFSDLISPFVVFFTAILITVSLASVSTFLDREKNLHEMFLVYNLPAWKYACGKILAYTVVGASVSFIAYTLTVILTGDSLGFLITSVLILLNALLHTSVGFLVSSISPDKSLANILGVSVIGISLFSSGFAIPVSNLPDILRRITMSTPVFRTMYALRVHQLEHTVDNHSIFVVLLWTVVLFSISVLSGKFVIRRG
- the tmk gene encoding dTMP kinase, producing MFITFEGIDGSGKSTQIRLLAQYLEKKGKRVILKREPGGTETGEKIRKILLEEEVTPKAELFLFLASRNLLVTEIKQYLSEGCAVLLDRYTDSSVAYQGFGRNLGKEIVEELNDLATDGLIPDLTFYIDVDVETALKRKGELNRFEKREFLERVREGYLVLAREHPERIVVLDGKRSIEEIHRDVVREVERRWKLDV
- the argF gene encoding ornithine carbamoyltransferase, producing the protein MSVNLKGRSLLTLLDFSPEEIRYLLDISEQVKMESRSKLRTERFKGMTLAMIFEKRSTRTRLAFETAFAEEGGHPIFLSPNDIHLGAKESLEDTARVLGRMVDAIMFRGYKQETVEKLAEYSGVPVYNGLTDEFHPTQALADLMTIEENFGRLKGVKVVFMGDTRNNVATSLMIACAKMGMNFVACGPEELKPRSDIFERCQEIAKETDGSVSFTSNLEEALASADVIYTDVWASMGEEDKEKERMALLKPYQVNERVMEMTGKSETIFMHCLPAVKGQEVTYEVIEGKQSRVWDEAENRKHTIKAVMIATLL
- a CDS encoding adenylosuccinate synthase encodes the protein MNRVVVGLQWGDEGKGKVVTYLSRYHDIVARFSGGANAGHTVNYGDFKVIHHLLPSADFTKNRGIAIGSGVLLDPQVLTEELRELKEKFPDYSGEIFISESAHVVLPVHKEMDRIIDEVLKIGTTKRGIGPACADRVMRVNVRVAELGNEEKLRYFLEKNLSLKKIYGVDFAAEKIMGDLSTFYETIKDFVVSPVQLKRILEEKSVLFEGTQGVLLDLDVGTYPYVTSMNCSSSGVSAGMGFPVEVDEVLGVFKVYTTRVGEGPFPTELTGEEGEKLREAGHEYGSTTGRPRRCGWLDLPLLRYAIEISGVDSLVMTKADVLNGFEKIKVCVRYSDGRDLVSLRDLEKKEPVYEVFDGWKSLEDKNFERFVDFIERETGRPVRYISTGEKLEDIVEV
- the purB gene encoding adenylosuccinate lyase, translated to MVERYSLSPMKDLWTEEAKYRRWLEVELAVTRAYEELGTIPKGVTERIRNNAKIDVELFKKIEERTSHDVVAFVEGVGSMIGEDSRFFHYGLTSSDVLDTANSLALVEAGKILLESLKEFCDVLWEAANRYKHTPTIGRTHGVHAEPTSLGLKVLGWYSEMKRNVQRLERAIDEVSYGKISGAVGNYANVPPEVEEKALSYLGLKPEPVSTQVVPRDRHAFYLSTLAIVAAGIERIAVEIRHLQRTEVLEVEEPFREGQRGSSAMPHKKNPITCERLTGLSRMMRAYVNPSLENIALWHERDISHSSVERYVFPDATQTLYYMIVTATNVVRNMKVNEERMKKNIDLTKGLVFSQRVLLKLIEKGLTRKEAYDIVQRNALKTWNSEKHFLEYLLEDEEVKKLVTKEELEELFDISYYLKHVDHIFKRFEKE